Proteins from one Pseudoliparis swirei isolate HS2019 ecotype Mariana Trench chromosome 22, NWPU_hadal_v1, whole genome shotgun sequence genomic window:
- the cd27 gene encoding uncharacterized protein cd27 isoform X1, with protein MVRTRPSSSCEIECELCIGDRYIDTYNDKLNCKICKNCLKPNMEYRLHCNATHNAVCTCKANYRCKDQSCEQCVPIPSTTTKSTFPPSTPVLKPGALTTVRTPSQPIRDTVWFVVIITLLCAGITIAVVTKIKPFMFWIKSKHGYRLARDSPSVPSGSEEVSTPVQEVLGKCEMKLSLQGSEIHLQFAKARDGSTLRDGCWEKMWETIAGSCFSSSSLLTSSVIFPHSIVGPTWPVN; from the exons ATGGTGCGAACGCGTCCATCCAGCTCTTGTGAAATTGAGTGTGAACTCTGCATCGGTGACCGATACATTGATACCTACAACGACAAGCTGAACTGCAAAATATGCAAAAACTGTTTGAAAC caaaCATGGAGTATAGGTTGCACTGTAACGCCACTCATAACGCTGTGTGCACATGTAAAGCTAACTACAGATGCAAAGACCAATCCTGTGAACAATGTGTGCCGATACCATCCACCACCACCAAATCCACCTTCCCTCCATCCACTCCAG TCTTGAAACCAGGAGCCCTCACAACGGTCCGGACACcttctcaaccaatcagag ATACGGTGTGGTTCGTGGTGATTATCACCCTCCTGTGTGCAGGAATCACAATCGCTGTTGTAACAAAAATCAAGCCCTTTATGTTCTGGATCAAATCCAAACACG GCTACCGTTTGGCTCGAGACTCTCCATCGGTGCCATCAGGCTCCGAAGAAGTATCCACGCCTGTCCAGGAAGTGCTTGGGAAATGTGAA ATGAAACTGTCTCTGCAGGGCAGTGAGATCCATTTACAGTTTGCAAAAGCCAGAGATGGATCTACACTG AGAGATGGATGCTGGGAGAAGATGTGGGAGACAATTGCAGGATCTTGTTTCTCGTCTTCTTCACTACTCACTTCTTCGGTTATCTTCCCACATTCAATTGTCGGTCCAACTTGGCCTGTAAACTGA
- the cd27 gene encoding uncharacterized protein cd27 isoform X2, with the protein MVRTRPSSSCEIECELCIGDRYIDTYNDKLNCKICKNCLKPNMEYRLHCNATHNAVCTCKANYRCKDQSCEQCVPIPSTTTKSTFPPSTPVLKPGALTTVRTPSQPIRGSVQFCVCQLKKEEIMDFSSYRLARDSPSVPSGSEEVSTPVQEVLGKCEMKLSLQGSEIHLQFAKARDGSTLRDGCWEKMWETIAGSCFSSSSLLTSSVIFPHSIVGPTWPVN; encoded by the exons ATGGTGCGAACGCGTCCATCCAGCTCTTGTGAAATTGAGTGTGAACTCTGCATCGGTGACCGATACATTGATACCTACAACGACAAGCTGAACTGCAAAATATGCAAAAACTGTTTGAAAC caaaCATGGAGTATAGGTTGCACTGTAACGCCACTCATAACGCTGTGTGCACATGTAAAGCTAACTACAGATGCAAAGACCAATCCTGTGAACAATGTGTGCCGATACCATCCACCACCACCAAATCCACCTTCCCTCCATCCACTCCAG TCTTGAAACCAGGAGCCCTCACAACGGTCCGGACACcttctcaaccaatcagaggttcGGTGCAGTTCTGTGTGTGCcagttaaaaaaagaggaaataatgGATTTCTCCA GCTACCGTTTGGCTCGAGACTCTCCATCGGTGCCATCAGGCTCCGAAGAAGTATCCACGCCTGTCCAGGAAGTGCTTGGGAAATGTGAA ATGAAACTGTCTCTGCAGGGCAGTGAGATCCATTTACAGTTTGCAAAAGCCAGAGATGGATCTACACTG AGAGATGGATGCTGGGAGAAGATGTGGGAGACAATTGCAGGATCTTGTTTCTCGTCTTCTTCACTACTCACTTCTTCGGTTATCTTCCCACATTCAATTGTCGGTCCAACTTGGCCTGTAAACTGA
- the cd27 gene encoding tumor necrosis factor receptor superfamily member 6 isoform X3, protein MVRTRPSSSCEIECELCIGDRYIDTYNDKLNCKICKNCLKPNMEYRLHCNATHNAVCTCKANYRCKDQSCEQCVPIPSTTTKSTFPPSTPVLKPGALTTVRTPSQPIRDTVWFVVIITLLCAGITIAVVTKIKPFMFWIKSKHGYRLARDSPSVPSGSEEVSTPVQEVLGKCEMKLSLQGSEIHLQFAKARDGSTL, encoded by the exons ATGGTGCGAACGCGTCCATCCAGCTCTTGTGAAATTGAGTGTGAACTCTGCATCGGTGACCGATACATTGATACCTACAACGACAAGCTGAACTGCAAAATATGCAAAAACTGTTTGAAAC caaaCATGGAGTATAGGTTGCACTGTAACGCCACTCATAACGCTGTGTGCACATGTAAAGCTAACTACAGATGCAAAGACCAATCCTGTGAACAATGTGTGCCGATACCATCCACCACCACCAAATCCACCTTCCCTCCATCCACTCCAG TCTTGAAACCAGGAGCCCTCACAACGGTCCGGACACcttctcaaccaatcagag ATACGGTGTGGTTCGTGGTGATTATCACCCTCCTGTGTGCAGGAATCACAATCGCTGTTGTAACAAAAATCAAGCCCTTTATGTTCTGGATCAAATCCAAACACG GCTACCGTTTGGCTCGAGACTCTCCATCGGTGCCATCAGGCTCCGAAGAAGTATCCACGCCTGTCCAGGAAGTGCTTGGGAAATGTGAA ATGAAACTGTCTCTGCAGGGCAGTGAGATCCATTTACAGTTTGCAAAAGCCAGAGATGGATCTACACTG TGA